TTAGAGCAAAGTCATTTCTAATTTTTCCTAAAACATTTCAAATGATTTACCTAGCACCAAGCTTTGCGTTCTTATATTTAATCTATGTATCACTTAGACCTAGCTTAATAAATTTAGTCCCAGTAGCTCTATACCTACTAACTCTGATATTCTTTAGTTTAAAGATATGCTCAAGACATAAGAAGATGAGTCTCCTTCTACATGTCTTGATTATTCAGGGATTGATTAACATAAGTTATGGGATAGGATTTATATCTCCCCCAAGAACTACAAAGTAGTCTTGGCGTCGGCCTTTACTTCTAAAGTAACTTGCTCAATTTTTCCTCTTCTAAGTTTTAGAGGAACCATTTTCTTAAGCCAAACTCCATCATTTAGAACCCATGTTCCAGTAATTCCTGAGAAGTTTTCTTTATTTCGAATAAGCATTTCTAATTCATCTCTCGTTCCTGGAGAATTATCAGAGAGAACACTGCTAATCACTTTGAAAGCATCATAGGCACGCATTTCAATGAGTCTAGGTTTAATTTTATAGCGGTCGATAAAGCTATTAACAAATGTCTTATCTTTAATACTAAAATCATCTCCGACAAAGTAGAGTGATCCTAATTTATAACTCTCTCTACTTAAGGCCTGAGATCTCCAACTAGGCCCTCCGATAATATTTAAATTAAAAGCATCAAAGTAAGTGAATGATGGAATGATCTGTAGTGCTTCATTTGGAAACGCTGGCATAAAGACCCAATCAAAATCAATAATTGGTTTTAGGTTTTGAATTCTTCTCGTTGAATGATTCTTTTCTAAGGAGTGAATGTCTTCCATTATGGCAAGCTCTTCTTCTCTCTCCCTCTTATACTTAAGACCTAAGAGCTTTTGAATTGTTTCTCTATGATCCGTTTTATTCTTGTCGTAAGTTTTTACATCAGTAACTTTAACTTGATGAATTCTCGCTTTCCTCCAAAACTCATCAACATAAGCACGTCCTCTTTCAGAATCTGGATAAATAACAGCGGCCTTCTTTCCAAAGTGAGCAAGCATTTTTTCAGAGAAGAGGTTATCAATCAACGACTCTACAGAACCTGGAATCTCTAGAAGAAGGTGATTCTTTTCTTCTTTTGGAAGATAGATCTGCGAAAGAGAAATAAAGAATACACCATGCTTTCTCGCCTCTAAGTATTCCTTTGTTGCTTCTGAAGAAAATAACCCACCAATTATGACAGAAACATAATTTTTTTCAACCAGCTCTTTAACCCTATAAGCTCCTACAACTCCACTTCCTTCACTATCTTTAACGAAAATTTCAAATGGAGGCTTTCCTTCAAATTTATTATTTAGCTCTCTAATACCATTATCAATTCCAATGAGTGCTCTTTTACCAAACTCAACTTTATCACCACTATTTGGTAAAATGACTCCAATTGAATGAGGATTCATTTTTGTAAAGTTATCTAATCTAAATTGAAAATTTGCGATTAAAAGAGAAACTTCTTGAAAGTTTTTATAGCGATCCTCTACCCATCCAAGTAAATCCTTGGCTTCATCTTTCTTACCTTTGTAGTAGAGCTTTTCTGCTTCCAGATATCCAAGGTATCCCACAACAAGAAAAGGCTCATCTTCAAATTCTTGTAAAATTCTCTTCTTTTGATTTTCTTCTAACTGAAAGAATGATCCCATCAGCTTTTCATACATAACTTCGGACTTTAATCCACTTAACGTATCAATTGGAGAGAGATACCAAATAATAGATCTCATCGCATTAGATGGCTTATCTAACTCATTCGCTAAATTATAATTTAACTTATGATACTTCTTACTTTCTGCAGCTTCTAGGTTTTTAAATTCAGTAATCGAAAGAGTTGAGAAGGCCTTATCAAGATAACCCATTTTATAATATGAACTAGCTAGATTTAGATGAATCTGTGCCGTTAAATTCTTATCTAATCTAGAAGATGAAAGGGCCATTTCAAAGTTATAGATCCCCTGCTCGTAGTTCTTCTCACCGAAGTTAATAACACCAATGAGGTTTCGCCTCAAGGCCTTCTCAGTTGGAAGAAGTGTTTCTGTTTGATAAGCCTGAAGTTTCTTTAGAGCAATTTCAGACTGCCCCTTTTTATAATCCTCTTTTACGGCATTAATAAATGTCATAAATTTCTCTGTATAAAGATCACTTGGATCGCTTCCAGAAAGTAAGGAGATTCCCGAACATGAGCAAAGGGCGAGTAATATTATTGTCGAAATGAATTTTTTCATAGTGAATTCTCTTTTAGTCCGTTAAAAGTAGAAAACAATTGTACGATATGCAAAAAGAAAGGGCTAGGCTGTTTTAAGCGACACATATTGTTAAAACACTAAGTTTAAGTAAAAAATACTCGAATTCTTACTAAGTTATTCTAAGTTGTGTAAGAAAGTCAGATGAAAAAACTTATTTTCCTAATACTACTTTACTCATCTAATAGCTTTTCAACGGTTACTCTCGAAGAATTCAACCTCTTAAAAGTTGCTATTCACAAATCATTTCTTATTTTAAGACCAAGCAGCGATCATAAACTTACTATAAACCTAACAACTAATCTTCCAGATAATTACTGGTGGAACCTAGACGTTGCTCACGCCTCTTATTCAAGATTAGATAATACTCACAATATATTTATCTTTGGTGGATTTGCTCGATTAGAAGAAATGACTCTTGATGGGCTCGCAATTACAGCCTGCCACGAGCTGGGTCATGGAATTGGTGGCCCTCCATATAAGTCTTCAGGTTCTTCAATGGAAGGTCAAGCAGACTACTTTGCAACAAAGATCTGCCTACCTATAGTCTTTAATTATCTTGAAGCTAGCTCGACTTCAACAGAGACTCCATTTAATTTAGAATTTTGTTCTAATAGTGAAGACTTTAGCTTTTGCCTTAGAGCACTTACCGCCCTTGAAAGTGATATTTTCTTTTACAAGACACTAGGTGATGTGGTTCATTTTGAAACACCTGCTACTGAACTAGCTACTCTACTTGATTACTCACCAACATATTATCCTAGCTCTCAATGCCGTCTAGATACTTCTTTAAATGGTATTTTAGGACTGAAGCGTCCTGGCTGCTGGTATCCTGAAATTAATTAAGTTGAAAAAAATAAAGCCTCTAACGAGGCCTTATTATTATTGAAATAAATTTTTTACTTTATCAAAGAATCCATTACTCATTGGATGAGAAGAGTCGCTATCAAAACTTGCTAATTGCTGAAATAATTCTTCCTGCTCTTTAGTTAGCTTTTGTGGTGTTTCAACATGAATATGCATGATCTGATCACCATTTCCATAACCACCAAGGCGTTGAATTCCTTTTCCTTTAAGTCTCATCTTCTTTCCAGATTGAGTTCCTGTTGGAACTTTTACTGAAACTTTTCCATTGAGAGTTGGAACTTCTACCTCGGCCCCAAGTGCTGCCTGAGAAAATGAAACTGGAATCGTGCAATGAACATCAAAGCCATCTCTTTCAAAGAGGTCATGTTCTTTAATGTCAATTACAACATATAAATCACCGGACGGTCCGCCCTTAGATCCAGCATCGCCTTCTCCAGTAAGCTTGAGTCTTTGCCCATGGTCAATTCCACCAGGAACTTTTACCTCAAGTTCAGTCTTCTTTCTTGTTCTTCCATCTCCATGACAAGTTCCGCATGGATCACTAACTGTTTGACCTGCACCAGAACACTTTGGACATGTCTGAGAGACTGTGAAAAAGCCTTGTTGCCTTCTCACTTCACCCATTCCACCGCACATATCGCAGTTAACAGGCTGAGAGCCGTCTTTACCACCGGTTCCATTACAAGTCCCACACTCAGCAAGTCTTGTTAGGCTAATATTTTTCTCGCAACCAAAAGCAGCTTCAGAAAAATCTACTTCTAGAGACATTTGCAGGTCATTTCCTGGTCGAGCGGCAGAACGTCTACGTCCGCCTCTACCTCTTCCTCCTCCTCCTCCGAAAATATCACCAAAGATATCTCCAAGATCTCCGAAGTCACCAAATCCACCTCCACCTCCACCGAAGCCTCCTCCGCCAAAACCACCGCCTTGACCATCAACTCCAGCATGACCAAATTGATCATAACGAGATTTCTTATTATCATCTAAAAGAACTTCTGCGGCTTCTGAAGCCTCTTTGAACTTTGCTTCAGCCTCTGCGTTGTCAGGATTTCGATCAGGGTGATACTTCATCGCTTTTTTTCTGTAGGCTTTTTTGATTTCGTCCTTACTAGCGCCCTTCTCTACCCCAAGAGTTTCGTAATAATCTCTCTTACTCATAATCTTCCTTATATGAGGAAGAGGTGTTGGATGATTTTACTCACCGAACACCTCTGCATCTTTATTAAAATTCTTTATATAGACTTAAACTTCTTTAAAGTCTGCATCAACAACATCATCGTCGTCTTTCTTCGCTTGAGCTCCAGCTTCTGCACCTGGTTGTCCCGCTCCCATATCTGGTCCCGGCTGACCTTCAGCACCTGGCTGCTGATACATTTGCTCTGCAATTTTATGAGAAGCATTCTGAAGTCTTTCTTGCTCAGCCTTTAACTCATCAAGAACTTCTGATTGTAGTTTTCCTTTCGCAGCTTCGATTGCAGCTTCAAGTTCTTTCTTATCACCTTCAGCTATTTTATCTCCACCATCTTTAATCATTTTTTCGCTACTAAGGATTAAAGCGTCTAAACCATTTCTAGTATCTACAATTTCTCTTCTCTTAGCATCTGAATCCTTATTCGCTTCCGCTTCTTTAACCATTCTTTCGATTTCTTCTTCAGAAAGTCCTGAACCGGCAGTGATTTTAACTTCTTGTTTATTACCTGTCGCTTTATCAACTGCAGATACGTTAACAATACCGTTAGCATCAATATCAAAAATAACTTCAACTTGAGGAACACCTCTTGGAGCTGGAGCAATTCCTGAAAGATCAAATCTACCAAGAGTTTTATTATCATTAGCAAACTCTCTTTCACCTTGAAGCACGTGAATAGAAACTGCTGGTTGATTATCTTGAGCTGTTGAGAATACTTGTGATTTCTTCACAGGAATAGTTGTGTTCTTTTCGATAATTTTAGTTGTAACACCACCAAGAGTTTCAATACCAAGAGATAGAGGAGTAACATCTAAAAGAAGAACATCCTTAACATCACCAGCTAGGACACCACCTTGAATAGCTGCACCTGCTGCAACAACTTCATCCGGGTTAACACCTTTTGAAGCATCTTTACCAAAGATTTCTCTAACTCTCTCTTGAACAGCTGGCATTCTAGTAGAACCACCAACAAGAATTACCTCATGGATTTCGTTCTTATCTAGACCAGAGTCTTCAAGACAAGTTAAACATGGTCTTGCAAGGGCTTCTAAATCTTTAGCAATTAGAGATTCAAATTTTGCTCTAGAAAGATTGATGTTTAAATGTTTTGGCCCTGAAGCATCAGCAGTAATAAATGGTAGATTTACATCAGTACTATTTACATTTGAAAGCTCATGCTTTGCTTTCTCAGCAGCTTCTTTAAGTCTTTGAAGTGCCATCTGATCTTTTCTAAGGTCTATTCCTTCTGTCTTATTAAATTCTTCAGCTAGAAAGTTGATGATATCTTCATCAAAGTTCTCTCCACCTAGGAATGTATCACCGTTAGTTGCCTTAACTTCGAAAACACCATCAGTAGTAATTTCAAGGATAGAGATATCAAATGTACCACCACCAAGGTCAAATACAGCGATATTCTTATCTACTTTTGAATCAAGACCGTAAGCAAGTGCCGCAGCCGTTGGCTCGTTGATAATTCTCTTAACTTCAAGACCTGCAATTTTACCTGCGTCTTTTGTTGCTTGTCTTTGAGCATCATTAAAGTAAGCAGGTACTGTAATAACTGCTTCAGAAACTGATTCACCTAGATAGTCTTCTGCTGCTTTCTTAAGTTTTTGAAGAACGATTGCTGAAATTTCTTGTGGAGACATTTCTTTACCGTCAACTTTTACCCAAGCATCACCATTTTTATTTGCAAAAATTTCAAATGGAGCAACGCTAGCAAATTTCTTCGCTTCAGGAGTATCGGCCTTACGACCAATAAGTCTTTTAATTCCATATAAAGTTTTAGTTGGGTTTGTAACCGCTTGTCTCTTTGCAACTTGACCTACAAGAGTGTCACCGTTATTTGCAAAACCAATCACTGAAGGAGTTGTATTATGCCCTTCTGCATTTGCAATAATTTTATACTTTCCGTTTTCAAGAACTGAAACACAAGAGTTTGTAGTTCCTAAATCAATTCCAATAATTTTACCCATGGTAATCTCCTTAATTAAATATATATTAGTTCTTTGTTATTACTACTTTTGCCGCTCTTATAAGACGACCATTTAAAATATAACCTTTTTGAAACTCTGAGATAATTTCATCGTCTTTCTTTCCTTCTGCCGGCTGCTGAGCCATTGCTTCATGAAAATTAGGATCAAAGATTTTCCCAACAGATTCTACTTCTGTTAAACCATTTCCCAATAAGACATCAGAGAATTGTTTCTTAACCATATCTACACCAATGTAAATATTTTTAACTTTCTCATCTTCATCATTAGAAATTGCCATTAATGTTCTATCTAAATTATCTAAAACATCCAAAAGAGAAGATAAGATTTTCTCATTACCGTATTTAAGAAGATTATCAGTTTCTCTAGCTTGTCTTTTTTTAAGATTTTCCATTTCTGCAGCTAAGTAATAAAACTTTGCTTTGAAATCTTCTTGTTCAGCTTGAGCTTTCTCTTCTTCAGTTAACTCTTCCTTCTTATCTTTTGTTTCCAAAGTCTCAACATTATCATTTTCCATTTCTTCCGAAACTGGTGCGCTCTCTTCAACTTTAGTTTCTAAATTCTCTGTATTTTCCGTAGTCATTTTTTCTCTGCTCCTAAAGCGTTTTAATTTCTCCCACATAAGATGGGAGCTGTAGGCCCAGTGTCAATGTTAGAAAAAATAAAAATATTTCTCTTTATAAATACTTAGTGATTACAGAGCCTTATAGTTGGCACATACATTGAATATATAAAGGTAACTAAGAGCTAGATAAACCCTAAGTATCTTAAATTACGAAAACATCATTGTTAGGAACTTGACCAGTGTCGAAAATAAAGACGATTCTTCTATTCATACTTTTCTCCTGTAATACACTTGCTGGTGGAATTGATATATCTAAGGAATATCTTCTTTCTAAAACTCAAATTCAGAGCCAATCCTTCAATAAGGACCTACTTTTAAGTTACTTAAGGTCCCAGACTATTCTCTTGATTCCAGGAGTACTATCAGAATCATTTCGCTCAGACTCCAATCAGAAAATCAAAGTAGATTACTTCTTGGGTGAAATTTTCAATGATCATGAAGACTGGCTAATCGAAGAAGGCCTTAAATATGAAATTCTAGACATTGAATCCGAATCTTCACCTACAGAGAATAAAGATTTTATCATAGAAGTTATAGAAAGCTTACCTAGTAATGTCATCATCTTCACTCACAGCAAAGGCGGATTAGATACTTTTGCAGCACTCTCAAGTAGGCCTGACCTCTTAAAAAAAATAACAGGAGTTATAACCGTTCAAACTCCCTTTAGAGGATCTCCTGTCGCTGATGCTTTCGCAGGCAACTTTGTGACAAAGAAAATAGGGAAATGGTTATTTAACTTTCTTGGAGGTTCAGAAGATGGATTCTTAAGTCTCACGACCAAGAATTCAAAAGAAAGAAATAGCGTATTAAAGAACGATTACCAAAGAATTATAAGAGAAATTCCCGTCATAAACTATGGTTCTTTTAAAGAAGATACTTTTGGATGGGATACTCCTCTTGAACTCTTTAGGGATTATACCCAGATAAAGATAGGAAGAAACGATGGAGTCGTTCCACTTCAAAGTGCACTTCTAGACGATACTTACCAAGTGACAGAGTCGGGTGTTGACCATTTAAATAGTGTTACCAATACCAGTGGTGTGAGAAAAGTTTCAATACTTCCACAACTTAATTACAAAAAGAGTTGGACCTTTGATAGAAAATCTCACTTTCAGGCACTGCTAGAGAGTCTTCGAAAAGTTTCATATTAATCCATATTTAAAGAGATCATTCATTAGTGAATCGAGTAAGAGAAATCCTTTTGAATTTAAACTCACTCTTGTTTCCACTCTCTCCTTTAAGTATCCTAAAGCTTCCCACTCATCTAGTAATTTAACGAGCTTAACAGAATCATTAGTAATCAAGGCGAGATCATAGAGTTGATTTATACGAAGCCCCATATAGACTTCTTCTAGCTTCAGCTCATCAGCACTTAAGACTTCTTCAGAAAATTCTCCTTTAGAAACTTTCCATTTATATCTAATGCCTGATTCCTTTAGAAATCCTGTTGCAGAAGCTCCAAGTGCCGCTACAGACTCGCTTCTCCAATACATTAAGTTATGCTTAGACTCTTTACCACTCTTTGCAAAATTTGAAACCTCGTAGTGGTCAAAGCCGTGAGATTCAAGAAAGTGAGCAACTTCTAAGTATTCTTTTTCAATATATTCTTCATTAGGGAGATCATTCTTATGAATGTATCCGGCCTTTGTTGTTAGAATATAGAGACTAATATGTTCTGGATTAAATTTTAAAATTTCAGAAAGCTCAGCGATGATATCTCTATTATATTTTTCAGAAAATGGAAGTCCCAACATAAAATCAACTGAGAAGTGAAGCTTATTACCTGAAAAGAATTTCAATGTATCAAATACGTCATCAATACTATGAACACGATCGATAATTTTCAAAAAGTTTGCGTTTAAAGATTGAATGCCTAGAGAGTAACGATTTACTCCAGTATTCTGCCAAGCAGAGAGTCCTTCATCAGTCCATGCTCCGGGATTAACTTCTAGAGTAAATTCTGCCCTAGGGCTCAATTTAATATTTCTTTCAAGAAGAAAATTTTTCAAAAATTCAGCGCCTCTCTTATCCCAAAGAGAAGGTGTCCCCCCCCCTAAATAGAGCGTATTTAAAAGATTTATTTCAGAA
The sequence above is a segment of the Halobacteriovorax sp. JY17 genome. Coding sequences within it:
- a CDS encoding ABC transporter substrate-binding protein yields the protein MKKFISTIILLALCSCSGISLLSGSDPSDLYTEKFMTFINAVKEDYKKGQSEIALKKLQAYQTETLLPTEKALRRNLIGVINFGEKNYEQGIYNFEMALSSSRLDKNLTAQIHLNLASSYYKMGYLDKAFSTLSITEFKNLEAAESKKYHKLNYNLANELDKPSNAMRSIIWYLSPIDTLSGLKSEVMYEKLMGSFFQLEENQKKRILQEFEDEPFLVVGYLGYLEAEKLYYKGKKDEAKDLLGWVEDRYKNFQEVSLLIANFQFRLDNFTKMNPHSIGVILPNSGDKVEFGKRALIGIDNGIRELNNKFEGKPPFEIFVKDSEGSGVVGAYRVKELVEKNYVSVIIGGLFSSEATKEYLEARKHGVFFISLSQIYLPKEEKNHLLLEIPGSVESLIDNLFSEKMLAHFGKKAAVIYPDSERGRAYVDEFWRKARIHQVKVTDVKTYDKNKTDHRETIQKLLGLKYKREREEELAIMEDIHSLEKNHSTRRIQNLKPIIDFDWVFMPAFPNEALQIIPSFTYFDAFNLNIIGGPSWRSQALSRESYKLGSLYFVGDDFSIKDKTFVNSFIDRYKIKPRLIEMRAYDAFKVISSVLSDNSPGTRDELEMLIRNKENFSGITGTWVLNDGVWLKKMVPLKLRRGKIEQVTLEVKADAKTTL
- the dnaJ gene encoding molecular chaperone DnaJ encodes the protein MSKRDYYETLGVEKGASKDEIKKAYRKKAMKYHPDRNPDNAEAEAKFKEASEAAEVLLDDNKKSRYDQFGHAGVDGQGGGFGGGGFGGGGGGFGDFGDLGDIFGDIFGGGGGRGRGGRRRSAARPGNDLQMSLEVDFSEAAFGCEKNISLTRLAECGTCNGTGGKDGSQPVNCDMCGGMGEVRRQQGFFTVSQTCPKCSGAGQTVSDPCGTCHGDGRTRKKTELEVKVPGGIDHGQRLKLTGEGDAGSKGGPSGDLYVVIDIKEHDLFERDGFDVHCTIPVSFSQAALGAEVEVPTLNGKVSVKVPTGTQSGKKMRLKGKGIQRLGGYGNGDQIMHIHVETPQKLTKEQEELFQQLASFDSDSSHPMSNGFFDKVKNLFQ
- the dnaK gene encoding molecular chaperone DnaK, whose translation is MGKIIGIDLGTTNSCVSVLENGKYKIIANAEGHNTTPSVIGFANNGDTLVGQVAKRQAVTNPTKTLYGIKRLIGRKADTPEAKKFASVAPFEIFANKNGDAWVKVDGKEMSPQEISAIVLQKLKKAAEDYLGESVSEAVITVPAYFNDAQRQATKDAGKIAGLEVKRIINEPTAAALAYGLDSKVDKNIAVFDLGGGTFDISILEITTDGVFEVKATNGDTFLGGENFDEDIINFLAEEFNKTEGIDLRKDQMALQRLKEAAEKAKHELSNVNSTDVNLPFITADASGPKHLNINLSRAKFESLIAKDLEALARPCLTCLEDSGLDKNEIHEVILVGGSTRMPAVQERVREIFGKDASKGVNPDEVVAAGAAIQGGVLAGDVKDVLLLDVTPLSLGIETLGGVTTKIIEKNTTIPVKKSQVFSTAQDNQPAVSIHVLQGEREFANDNKTLGRFDLSGIAPAPRGVPQVEVIFDIDANGIVNVSAVDKATGNKQEVKITAGSGLSEEEIERMVKEAEANKDSDAKRREIVDTRNGLDALILSSEKMIKDGGDKIAEGDKKELEAAIEAAKGKLQSEVLDELKAEQERLQNASHKIAEQMYQQPGAEGQPGPDMGAGQPGAEAGAQAKKDDDDVVDADFKEV
- a CDS encoding nucleotide exchange factor GrpE; the encoded protein is MTTENTENLETKVEESAPVSEEMENDNVETLETKDKKEELTEEEKAQAEQEDFKAKFYYLAAEMENLKKRQARETDNLLKYGNEKILSSLLDVLDNLDRTLMAISNDEDEKVKNIYIGVDMVKKQFSDVLLGNGLTEVESVGKIFDPNFHEAMAQQPAEGKKDDEIISEFQKGYILNGRLIRAAKVVITKN
- a CDS encoding coproporphyrinogen-III oxidase family protein, translating into MKIHHVDSLYIHFPFCRHLCNYCDFYKNIPKNKDVEYEVFERSLLEGYSELLKLFSKNNSEINLLNTLYLGGGTPSLWDKRGAEFLKNFLLERNIKLSPRAEFTLEVNPGAWTDEGLSAWQNTGVNRYSLGIQSLNANFLKIIDRVHSIDDVFDTLKFFSGNKLHFSVDFMLGLPFSEKYNRDIIAELSEILKFNPEHISLYILTTKAGYIHKNDLPNEEYIEKEYLEVAHFLESHGFDHYEVSNFAKSGKESKHNLMYWRSESVAALGASATGFLKESGIRYKWKVSKGEFSEEVLSADELKLEEVYMGLRINQLYDLALITNDSVKLVKLLDEWEALGYLKERVETRVSLNSKGFLLLDSLMNDLFKYGLI